The nucleotide window CCGGTGGGGAGCACATGGGCACCACTCCATGGTGATGTCCGACGCGCTGGCGCGTACCGCCCGCAGCACGGAGCTCCAGGGCTACAACTGCGACGACGTGACGGTGCGCGGGCGCACGCTGCATGTGCCGGTCCCGCCCGTCGCAGGAATCACGCTTCCGGATGCAACGGGCCGCGATTGGCCTGTCGCAGACATGCTGATTGCGTCGGAGGGGGACGGGCAACAGTGGTGCGTGCTGCTTGAGGCTCCCGGCGACACCCCGCAGCAGCAGACCGTCGCCGCCATCAGGATTGACTGGCCCGCCGGCGTGTCCGTCGGCGAGGCGCTCGACCGATTCGACAAGGAGGCGGCACCTGGCGTCGACTGGCGCGCGGCGTGGCGGTGGATTCTAGGCGTGATGCTGGCCCGCCAACCCCCGCCAGCTCAGGCGTAGTCTCACGTGCGCCTGCGCGCGTCACGAGACGAAGGGCAGGCACCGGAAGCCCAGCAGGTCCGGCCGGTACTCCACGCGCGTGAAGGCCTTCACCTTCGCGTCCGCGCGCGCCGCGTCCTCCAGCGTGAGCGTCTTGCTGCCGCCCCCGGACGCACCAACCACCACGCCCGCGCCCACGTGCACCATGACGTGATCCGGGTCCCCGGCCTTGCCGTACAGCACCAGGTCTCCGGGCTGGAGGTCCGCTACGCTCGCCACCGGCAGGCACTCCGCCCACAGCCGGTCCGTGTTGTGCGTCGCGCGCCAGTCCTTCCCGCCCACTTGGTGCCAAGCCCACGTCACGAGGCCGCTGCAATCGAAGAGGCGCGGGCCCTCCACCGAAGTGCGCTGGCCCTTCGCGCCCCACCGGTAGGGCGAGTGCATCTGGGCGAGGACAAGCTGCAGGAAGGTGGCGCGCTGCGAGGTGATAATGGGCACGGCGGGCTCCGGGGCAAAGAGGCGTCCTCCCCAGAAGGGGCGCCCAGTGGCCTGCTGCCATGCGCGTGGCCAGCGTGATGGGCCAGTGATGCTGCGAGGTTTGCAGAAGGAGAACGAGCGATGAGCGTCAGCGATGGGTTGAGGGAGAAGCTGGAGTACGCGTTCACCATGGAGTCCAGCACGGCGCTGCGCGAGGTTGCTCGCGAAGCGACCGTCTACGTCCAGTCTGTACAGGTGCTCCTCAGGCAGGCAGACGAGGCGATTCAACGCGGGGATTACGTGAACTACGTCGATCCTCAGAAGACGCGTGCCGCCTGCCTGAAGGAGATCGATGCCTTGCAGAAGATCAACAGGGACGCGAATGCAGAGGTCGAGCGGCGCGAGGGTCGGTAATCAACCGCCGCCGGAGTGCAATGCGCTGTTGAAGTCTGTTTCCTCACGGGTGGCCAGGGCCCGCATCCTTGGCCACCACGTTGGCGGCGTGCTGAAGCTGCCTGGAGGTTCGCTCGCCCATCAGCAGCGTGACGTGGTTCACCACCTGGTGCAGCTGTGGCCGCGCGGCGCCCATCCAGTCCTCCAGGGCCCGGAGGCGCAGCTCCACCACCTTCAGCATGGCGGCGTGCTCGTTTACCACGCGCAGCTCCGCCTTGATGTCGCGCACGTCCTGGGCGACCGCGCCCAGCGACTGCACCAGCAGGGGCACCTGGTCCACTGCGGACTCGTGCTTCGTCTGCCGGCGCGACAGCAGGCCGTTGAGGAGCGGAACCAGGAGCTGGCTCACGGCCAGGATGAGGACAGCGGACTCGGTGCTGACGGGGGGCATGCCCGTCAGAAGGGGCGGTGCCTCACCCTGGAGCACGCGGGCTGCGCGGCGCGGCGGGCGCCCAGCGCGTCCACGCCCACCGGGACGCCTCGCCGGGCGGGCCCGGGACGAGCTCGCGGCGCCAGCGCCTACCGCCCGGTCCTCGGTGGTAGCCCCGCGGGAGCGCCACGCCCGCAGAGCAGCCAGGCACCGGGCACGGCAGGTCCTCGCGTGTGCGCGGGCAGGAACAGGACGTCACAGCCCCAGCTCCTGGCGCCAACCCGGAATGAACAGGTCCATCTCGCCGGTGTAGAACCCGCCACGCTGTGCGACGCGCTCCAGGGTCTGGCCCCCACCACTGTAGCGGTCGCAGTAGACGACGTAGGCACGCTCCGCGAGTGCCCACGGCATGCTCGTGGGCGCCCCAGCCTTGCGTTCCTCGGGGGACAGGATCAGCGGGAAGCGGCGCTCGCTCATCGCGCGGGCTCCGCGTCCCGGCCGTCCGCATCCCATCCGAACCAGCCGAGGTGCAGCCGGTCCACCGCCTCATCGACGCGCGGCCGGGGGGTGCTGCTGTCGTACAGAAGTCCGTCGAGGTACGGCGTCACGGGCTTTAGGGCGCCCACCTCCCGCCCCTCGTGGTCCGTCACCGTCATGCGTCCGTTGGAGTTGGTCATTCTCCGGAGGAAGGGGCGACGGCGCGGGCGACTCTAATCAGCGAGGCTGCGCCGGCGTTTCAAGTCTCCAGACCTGTACAGAGAAAGCAATGAGCAGGTGTCGATGTGCTGGTCGCCGCGCATGCACTCGATGACGACCTGCCCGAAGGGCTCACAATCCATGCGCACGCTGGTCGGATCTTCCTGGCCCGGCGCGCGGCTCTCGGCATACCGAGTCCAGACGTGGGCCGGAAGCGTTACGCTCGTGCCGCTTGACGCAGCGATGTAGGCCAGCGTGTCGATGAACTTCAGGAGCTCGTCGATATCGGAGGTGGAACAGCGGCATTCCCCTTGCTGGCCCCGGGCATCGACGGGACAACGACACCCTCTGGTCACCACACCCATGATGTCGAGGCGCCGTTCCTTGAGGTCGTTGTTGAAGACGATGTGATACCCGTCCACGTCGGTCGACTCGATCTCGCCAAACCCGACGAAACCAGCGGGCACAGGCTTGGCGTCGCGTGCAGCCCTTGCCGCGAAGTCGTTCATTTGCCGAGAGAGCAGGGCCATCGTCGTGCCAGGCAGAGCATCAAGCAGCATCTGCACAAATCGTGAGTTGACCGTGACCTTGTAGACGAGCGGGTTCGTTGGTTGGTTCGGCATGGGTACGTCCTCCGGTGATGAAGTCCAGCGTACTGGCGTTTCCTGACCAATACGGACGAAGGGGCGGCGCGGGCATGTCCTACACGGCGGGCGCGGCCCCCTGGGGTGGGAAACCCACACGTACGCCTTCCGAAAGGATTGCTCGGAGCGCTGCAATCCTACGGCACGGAAAACTCCCGGAAAATCCCGGCGAGCTCTGAGACGACCCCCTGATTTTTTGCCCCCTACGCGTTCCTGGAGGGCCGCTGGCGCGTCTTCGGCGCTCGCACGTGGGCGCGGAAGGCTCGAAGCGCGCGTGCGCTGGCGCCCCTTCTGGAGGGCATGGCCCGCCACCGCGACCACCAGCCAGAGCGCGAGCCCGAAGAGCTGGTGAGCCTCGACCCGCTCCTCAACTATCGGCCCCTGGGCAAGCCCGGCCCGGTGACGACGCTGACGCCGCAGCTCGGCGCGCAGCTGTGTCGCCGCATCGCCGCGGGCGACACCCTGCGCGACGCGGCCGCCGCCGTCGGCACCACGGACACCGTCGTCCAAGGGTGGCGCACGCGCGGCACCGAGTCCGTCGAGCGCGGGAAGGAGGACGTCTACACGGCCTTCGTCATGGAGTACGACGCGGCCGCCGCGCACTTCCGGCGTGTCCTCCAGGAAGCCGCGATGGAGAACATCGGCAACCGCGCCTTCAACGACAAGTGGGTCCGCTGGCGCCTGGCCACGAGCGACCCGAAGAACTTCACCTTGCCGCGCACCGCGGGGCCCACCAGCAGCGACGGTGGCGCCTTCGAGCTCGTCACCCCGGATGAGGCGCAAAAGACGCTGGCGGAGCGGCTGGCCCGCTTCCTCACGAACGAGGACAAGAAGCTGGAGCCTCCCCCACCTGCCCCGGAGGAGTAGCCACCCCTTCTGGGTGGTGCAGTCCAACCACCACTCAGGAGCACCGCATGTCCTCCCCGTCCACGCCGTCCGCCGCGTCCACCCCGAGCACCGAAACCGCCCACTGGCGCATGGCCTCCACCGAGTCGCTGGCCAAGTCCATCCAGGAGGCGGAGGGGTGCTCCCCCGAGGAGTCCCTCGCCAAGGCGCAGGAAATGGCCGACACCGTCCAGGGCGAGCCGTCCGAGGTGGACCGGAAGGTGGGCGACTTCCACGTCGCGGCGACCGCCGACATCTCCAGCGCCGCCGCCGAGTTGAAGGCGCTCGACGCGCAGCTCCAGGAGACGGCGGACTCCATCGTCAAGGTCGCGTCCGCTCCCGTCACCCCGGTGGCCCTCGCGGGGCTCATCGACGCGTCCGCCTCCGCCTTCCGCGCCCTGTCGGTCCGTGACAACTCGGGCGCCTGGGTGGACGAGAAGGTGACGAACCAGGTCGCCGCCGACGTGGCCGCGCTGGTGGCCCGGGCGCGCGCCCTCGCCTGCCGCGAGTAGCCGCCCCTTCTCGGAGGGCATGACCAAATCGAAAGCCGTCACCGCCGGGAAGGACCTGCTCCATGGCCTTCCCGTCATCCGCCCCGAGACGCACGGCCGCCACTCGCGCCTGGATGAACTGGCGCTCATCCTCCGGGAGAAGTTCGGCACCACGGCGGGCTTCTCGGACCGGTTGGGCCTCACGCCCCAGGAGCTGCTCGTCCTCTTCTACGAGCCCGAGTACTCCCTCCGCCCCGCCCAGCAGCCGCCGGACATGATTGCCGCCGAGCACGCGCGCTGGCGGACGTGGTTCCTGCTGGGCGGGCGCGGCGCCGGCAAGACGCACGCGGGCGCCTGTGCCGTGCTGCGCGAGGCGAAGGCGGACCCCGAGGCGCGCATCCTCATCGTCGGCCCCACGTACACGGAGATTCAGAAGAACCAGCTCGAAGGCCCCAGCGGCATCATCACCCTGGCGCCGCCGTGGTTCCGCCCCGAGCATCTGAAGTCGAAGAAGCAGCTCATCTTCCCCAATGGCGTGAAGGCCGACTACCTGCCGGCTGCGGACGCGGACAAGTTCCGCGGCTACGGCTACACCTTCGAGTGGCTGGATGAGGTGGTGGCCTGGAAGAAGGACCCCGTCGCCGTCTGGAATGAGTGCTGCCGCGTCGGTCGCGGCACGTCCGCGCGAATGCGCAAGCTGGGACGCTCCAGCCGCAAGGTCATCACCACCACGCCCGCGCCCACGGAGCTCTTCCGCGAAATCCTCAAGCAGCGGGATGGACTCGTGCTCTCGCGCTCCAGCACGTTGGACAACAGCGCGCACCTGGACGACGCCTATTCCCTCCAGGCGCGTGACGCAGCGAAGAGCGCCATCGGCAGGCGTGAGTTCTACGGCGAGCTGGAGTTCGATTTGGACCCGGCCCTCTTCAGGGGGGTGGACTGGAACGCCTCGCGCGTGAAGCCGAAGGACGCGCCCTCCGTCTTCGACTTCATCGTCGTGGGCCTGGACCCCGCCACCGGCGAGAAGAAGGGCGCGGACATGCACGGCATCGTGGTGGTGGGCGTGCGCCGCGAGGAGGACGGGCGCGACCATGCCTACGTGCTCGCAGACCTCTCCCTGAAGAGCCCGGAGCCGGCGGCCTGGGCGAAGAAGGCGGTGGCCGCGCTCAAGGCCTGGGAGCCCCACGCGAAGAAGGACAGCGGCGGGCGGCCCCGCGCGTGGATCATGGCGGAGACGAACACGGGCGGCAGCATGGTGCGGTCCACCATCCATACCCTGGCGAAGGTGAAGGTGCTCACCGAGCGCGCGCGCAACTCGAAGGCGGAGCGCGCGGCGCCCGTATCCATGCTCGCTGCGGCGGGCCTCGTGCACATGGTGGGGAAGCTCGACAAGCTGGAGGAGCAGTTGTCGAAGTTCACCGGTGCCCCGGGCGGCCACGCGCGGGATGACCGCGTGGATGCCATGGTGTGGCCCATCTACAAGCACGTCGTGAAGATGCGGCGCAACGTCGGCGCGGCGGCGGACCCGGAGCCCGAGGACACGAGCGGCGAGGAGTAGCCACCCCTTATTGGAGGGCATGGCCTCCATTCTCTTTCGCGTCGCGAAGGCGCTCGGTCTCGTGCCGACACCTCGGGGCGGTGGACAGCAGCTCGTTCACGCCCTGCCGCTCGTCAGCTTCAGTCCGCGTCGAGGCAGCCGCGAGGTGTTGCGCGCGTACAAGGAAAACGCGTGGCTGCGCCTCGTGGTGGACACCGTGGCCGAGAAGGTGGCCACGCCCCGCTGGCGCGTCTATAAGCGCGCCCGGCCCGGCGTCCTGGGCGTGCTCGACCAGCGACTGAAGTCCGCCGACCCAGCGCTGCGCACCAAGGCGCTGAAGGATGCGAGCGCCGCGGGCGAACTGGTGGAACTGCCGGACCACGAACTGCTGCGCCTGCTGGAAGCGCCGCACCCGAAGTACCCCGGGCGGGCCTACCGAAAGCTCAGTCAGGAGCACGTGGACCTGGTGGGTGAGGCCTTCTTCTGGCTGCGCCGGGATGACACCGGCCGCGTGGTGGGCTGGGAGGTGGTGCCTCCACACCGGGTGATGATGACGCCCACGCCGGAGTCCCCCGTCTTCTTCCTCAGCTACAACACCTTCGTCGGCGCGGTGTCCGAGTCGGACGTCCTCTGGTTCAAGCACCTGGATCCGGAGGCTCCCGAGGACCGTGGGGCCGGCGCCGGCATGGCACTGGGTGATGAATTGGACACGGCGGAGGCCATCTCCCGCGCGACGAAGTCTACCTTCGAACGCGGGGGCGTTCCGGCTGCCATCGTTGGCTTGGGCAACAAGAGTGACGACGACGGCAGCACCACGAGCGAGTCTGCTCAAGACCTGGAAGCGCGCTTCAACGCACAGCACCAGGGCCCGAGCAACGCGGGCAAGGTGTGGTTCGCGCCAGCGGGCGTCTCTCTTGCGCAGGTGCAGGTGAACTTCCGGGAGCTCCAGACGGAGGAGCTGAAGAAGGGTCTGCTGGACTTCATCCGCCAGACGTACAACGTGCCGCCGGAACTGGTGGGCGACCTCACGTCCAGCAACCGCTCCACTGCGGAGAGCGCCGAGTACACCCTCGCGGACTTCGCCGTCCTGCCCCGCCTGGAGTTCTGGCGCACGTGGCTCCAGCACTGCCTGGTGCCCCTCGTCGATAGGGACGCCATCCTCGACTACGACGACCCGCGCCCTCAGGAGTTCGAGCGTGTCTTCAGGTTGATGACGACGCAGCCTACCGAGGCATTCACCTACAACGAGGTGCGCGAGCTGGCGGGCTACGAGCCGGACCCGCTCCTCGAGGGCAAGCGCCCCCCTCCCCTGCCCGGTGCTGGAGGGGGCAACAACCCGCAGTCGGCGTCCGCGAACGCCACACCCAACCCGCCGAGAGACAGGAGCGGCGAAGAGGGGCGGCTGTAGCGCCAGGCGCCGCCCCTTCTTCTGGGGCATGGACAGACGCCCGCGCACCAAGCGCAGCACGCGCGCCCTCAAGCTGAAGCTCTACGAGCCCCCCGCCACTGCTGCGCCGCCCGCGCAGGCCAGCACGCCTCCCGTCTTCCGGCTGATTGACCCGCCAGAGGAGTACGACCGCGACGGGGACCGGATGGCGGCGGGTGCGCTGCGCCTACCGCCCGGCCAGGCGGACGTGCCCCTCTACTGGGACCACAGCCACCAGGACCCGAAGGCCTCCGGCCGCTTCCCCGTCGGTCGCGCGCGCATCTGGTGGGAGGGCGGCGAGCCGCTCATGTCCCCCCTCTTCGATGGCATCGGCGAAGTCTCTCAACTCTGCGCTGCGAAGGTGAAAGCCCGCACCCTCGACGCGTGCTCCATCGGCTACCTCACGCTGTCCGCCCGCCCCAACGACAGGGGTGGCGAGGACGTGCAGCAGGCGGAGCTGGTGGAGGTTTCCATCACGGGCATTGGCGCGAAGCGTTCCGCGCGGAGACTCAAGAGCATGGCGACCCCCGAGGAAGTGCAGCAGACGTTCGACCAGATGGCCAATGACATCGCCGAGACGAAGGCGCTGGTGGCCGAGGTGAAGGAGATGGTGGCGAAGCTGGTGCCGGCGCCCGAGGAGACGAAGAGCGAGGAGGGCCAGGAAGGAGAGGGCGCTGCCGAGGGCGAGGACGCGGTGACGAAGTACTTCCGCAGCCTCGTCACGAAGAAGGCGTAGCCGCGCGCGGCGCCGCCCCTTCTCTCCAACTGGACGCATCACCCAACCCTTCCGCAGGAGCTGTCATGTCCACGCCCCCGAAGCTCGCCGCGCCCGCCGCCGTCCCCCCGGTGGTGGAGGCCGCGCTCGCGCCCATCATCCTCAAGCACGTCGAGGCCGCGCTCGCCGCGCGTCCCGCCATCATCAGCCCCGCGGCGCCCGGTCGCGCGCCCGCCCTGCTGAAGTACAAGGGCATGTTCGACACGGAGCAGCCGGCGCTCGCCGCGTTGGGCCTGCGCCTCAAGGCCGCCTTCCTGGAGTACGAGGACCGCACCGGCCGCGAGAAGGCCAAGAACCTCAACCAGCCGCTGCGTGAGTGGCTGGAGAAGGTGAAGTCCGCGGGCGTCTTCGAGTCCGTCTTCGCCCAGGGCGGCAGTATCTGGGCGCGCGAGTCCCGCAGCGAGGAGATCATCGACGCGCTGCGCCCCGCCTCCATCCTCCTGCGCGCCGGCCCGCGCATCGAGTCGGGCTACGGCTCCAAGCTCACCATCGGCGTCATCAACGAAGGCGTGCATGTGGCGTGGGAGGGCGAAGACGAGGAGTCCAGCGAGTCCGACCTGGACACGGGGGACCTCATCCTCGGCGCCTTCAAGGCCATGGGCACCATCCGCATCGCCAACAGCCTCATGCGCAAGGGCAACCTGCGTTCCGCCGAGCAGCTCGCCGCCGACGTGGGCCGTGCCATGGGCTTGGCCTTCGACCAGGCGGGGCTCGTGGGCAAGGGCTCGAAGACGCCGACGGGCATCGTCAACACCGCTGGCATCACGAAGAAGGCCATCACCGGCACCACCATCGAACAGAAGGTCGCGGACCTGAAGGCCATGGTGGCCGACGTCATGGAGGCGAACATCCCGCTGGAGGGCGCCAACCCGTTCTACTTCATGACCTCCACGACGATGATGGGCCTCTCCAGCCTGCGCGACGCGGCCTCGTCTGGCACCGGCGGCTGGGTGTTCCCCGGCCTCCAGGACCTGCAGAACCCCACCATCAACGGGTTCCCCGTGGGGCACACGCAGACGCTGGCGGGCAAGAACATCATCGGCTTCGGACTCGCGCAGGAGCTGTACTTCGGCAACGCCTCGCCGCTGGAGATGGAGCTGGGCGAGAACGGCAACGACTTCAATCGCGACCGCAAGACGCTGCGCGGGGTGCAGGAGGGCGACTGGCAGGTGCGCCGTCCGAAGGCCTTCTCCGTCCGCACGGGTGTCACCTACTAGGCCGGCATCCCGCCGACCTCCACCCTCACCAGGAGCACTCGCATGCATCCCTCGCTCGCCAACATCGGCGCGTACATCAAGACGAACAACCTGGCCCTGGCGCCCGCGGCGCGCGCGGCCGGCACCACGCAGGGCCCCGTCGTCGACATCCTGTCCTTCCGGTCGGCGGTGCTCGCCGTCGCGGTGGGCGCTGCCACCGGCACGCCCACGGGCATCAGCGCCACCTTCACCTTCGAGTCCCGGGGCAGCACGGCGGGCGCGGAGGGGGCACCGGGCGCGTGGGCCCCCGTGGTGGACCGCGATGGCCAGGAGCTCTCCGTCATCGCCACCGCCGAGTCCGGCGCCGCGGAGCTGGACCTGGACATCTCCTTCCTGGGCGATGACCACGACCAGCTGCGCGTGAAGCAGGTGCTGTCCTTCACCGGCGGCAGCTCGCCGACGCTCATTACCGGCGCGGTGCTGGTGCTGGGCGGCTCCAACCGGAATCCCGTGTAGCGGCGGGCACGCCTTCCCCTTCCCGTGCCTGCCCGGGCCGGGGTGGCCTCGTGCCGCCCCGGCCCTCTTTCTGCTCCGAGGTGCCAATGCCTGCCATCGAGGACCTGCTCACCGCCGCCCAGCTGCCCACCACCGTGCGCGACGCAGCGGATCCCGAGCGCCTGCCACTGCTCATCACCGCCGCGTCTCTGACGCTGGCTTCGCACGTGGGCTACCCGCTGCACCGGCGTCTGGCCGTCGTGGAGTCGGTGGCCAGCCCGGGCGGGCGCTACCTCTGGCTGCGCTCCGGCGGCGTGCGCCAGGTGACGCGCGTGGAGGTGTGCGGCGTGGAACTGCCGGCCGCCGCGTACGCGCTCGAGTCCGCCGTCATGGGGCGGGTGCTGGCGCGTGGGGAGGCGTGGCCCTTCACCGGCCGCTACTCACCCGGCGTCTCCTCCACACCGCTGCACGTGGAGGACACGGGCGAGCTCGTCGTCACCTACGACGCAGGCTGGGTGACACCCGGCCAGGCGGCGCTGGACGTGGGGCTACAGGTGGACCTGCCGGCGGACCTCCAGTTGGCGGCGCAGATGGTGGTGGGCGCGCTGGTGCACGGGGACGGCGCAGAGGAGGCCGTCTCCGAGTCCATCGGCGGCACCTCCCTGACGCGCGCCACGGACGAGGACGGGCAGCTGCCCGCGGTGCCCGCGCGAGCGCGGCGCCTGGTGGCCCGGTACCGCCGCCCGCGCCAGGGGGTGGTGTGATGCTGCTGGGCCACCGCCTCAAGCAGCGCTTCGGCCTGGCGCGGCTACTGGGCGTCAAC belongs to Corallococcus exiguus and includes:
- a CDS encoding terminase large subunit domain-containing protein; translated protein: MTKSKAVTAGKDLLHGLPVIRPETHGRHSRLDELALILREKFGTTAGFSDRLGLTPQELLVLFYEPEYSLRPAQQPPDMIAAEHARWRTWFLLGGRGAGKTHAGACAVLREAKADPEARILIVGPTYTEIQKNQLEGPSGIITLAPPWFRPEHLKSKKQLIFPNGVKADYLPAADADKFRGYGYTFEWLDEVVAWKKDPVAVWNECCRVGRGTSARMRKLGRSSRKVITTTPAPTELFREILKQRDGLVLSRSSTLDNSAHLDDAYSLQARDAAKSAIGRREFYGELEFDLDPALFRGVDWNASRVKPKDAPSVFDFIVVGLDPATGEKKGADMHGIVVVGVRREEDGRDHAYVLADLSLKSPEPAAWAKKAVAALKAWEPHAKKDSGGRPRAWIMAETNTGGSMVRSTIHTLAKVKVLTERARNSKAERAAPVSMLAAAGLVHMVGKLDKLEEQLSKFTGAPGGHARDDRVDAMVWPIYKHVVKMRRNVGAAADPEPEDTSGEE
- a CDS encoding C40 family peptidase translates to MPIITSQRATFLQLVLAQMHSPYRWGAKGQRTSVEGPRLFDCSGLVTWAWHQVGGKDWRATHNTDRLWAECLPVASVADLQPGDLVLYGKAGDPDHVMVHVGAGVVVGASGGGSKTLTLEDAARADAKVKAFTRVEYRPDLLGFRCLPFVS
- a CDS encoding phage major capsid protein, with protein sequence MSTPPKLAAPAAVPPVVEAALAPIILKHVEAALAARPAIISPAAPGRAPALLKYKGMFDTEQPALAALGLRLKAAFLEYEDRTGREKAKNLNQPLREWLEKVKSAGVFESVFAQGGSIWARESRSEEIIDALRPASILLRAGPRIESGYGSKLTIGVINEGVHVAWEGEDEESSESDLDTGDLILGAFKAMGTIRIANSLMRKGNLRSAEQLAADVGRAMGLAFDQAGLVGKGSKTPTGIVNTAGITKKAITGTTIEQKVADLKAMVADVMEANIPLEGANPFYFMTSTTMMGLSSLRDAASSGTGGWVFPGLQDLQNPTINGFPVGHTQTLAGKNIIGFGLAQELYFGNASPLEMELGENGNDFNRDRKTLRGVQEGDWQVRRPKAFSVRTGVTY
- a CDS encoding phage portal protein — its product is MASILFRVAKALGLVPTPRGGGQQLVHALPLVSFSPRRGSREVLRAYKENAWLRLVVDTVAEKVATPRWRVYKRARPGVLGVLDQRLKSADPALRTKALKDASAAGELVELPDHELLRLLEAPHPKYPGRAYRKLSQEHVDLVGEAFFWLRRDDTGRVVGWEVVPPHRVMMTPTPESPVFFLSYNTFVGAVSESDVLWFKHLDPEAPEDRGAGAGMALGDELDTAEAISRATKSTFERGGVPAAIVGLGNKSDDDGSTTSESAQDLEARFNAQHQGPSNAGKVWFAPAGVSLAQVQVNFRELQTEELKKGLLDFIRQTYNVPPELVGDLTSSNRSTAESAEYTLADFAVLPRLEFWRTWLQHCLVPLVDRDAILDYDDPRPQEFERVFRLMTTQPTEAFTYNEVRELAGYEPDPLLEGKRPPPLPGAGGGNNPQSASANATPNPPRDRSGEEGRL
- a CDS encoding HK97 family phage prohead protease: MDRRPRTKRSTRALKLKLYEPPATAAPPAQASTPPVFRLIDPPEEYDRDGDRMAAGALRLPPGQADVPLYWDHSHQDPKASGRFPVGRARIWWEGGEPLMSPLFDGIGEVSQLCAAKVKARTLDACSIGYLTLSARPNDRGGEDVQQAELVEVSITGIGAKRSARRLKSMATPEEVQQTFDQMANDIAETKALVAEVKEMVAKLVPAPEETKSEEGQEGEGAAEGEDAVTKYFRSLVTKKA